Within Vulpes lagopus strain Blue_001 chromosome 22, ASM1834538v1, whole genome shotgun sequence, the genomic segment GTTTTAAAGACTCACTCGACATACTGAcaactttaatatatttaatacaaagTCTTCACGTACAAATAACAATTCTTGATAATGAAATCTGATTTAAAAGGTGACTGACAAATGTAcaagttttgcattttaaaatgttcaagttTTAAATGTATTGCAAACCACTGAAAAATAAGACATATGTAATGGAGATACTACAGTAACTCTCACACCAGAAAATGTAGGTCAGACAACCCAGGATCATTAAACAGCTGAAAGGTCTAATTCTATGGTAACTGTCGTAATCCTCAATGGAGCCACAGATGAAGAGCAAGCTCTCGGAACTATTATACCATTTAGTCACCAAAACAACCCAATAAACAAAGttctcatcttcattttctatttactctttttatccacatagaaataaaatgttatatgacCCTAAGAGACAGTCACATGgccttgagagagagcaagattCTGAAATATTAAGTAATACATGCTTTGTGATTTAGGCTGATCCATGCACAAGCCAGCTGGATCCAGCTTCAATCCCAAACACAGTGTAGAATGTTATTAGTTGACATTTCTACATTTAAACTATTACTTAGCATAGATGTGTAATTTGTCAAAATaccaataaatgtagaaaaagaagATCTTGGGAATTTAATAAAGTCCTCTGATATAAATATTAGATGAAAAATTCCTTGAATGACTAAAAACTATGCTGAgtggaaacaaaaaaacagcaaaatatgtAGAGCCtaagacaacttttaaaaatactttaaacagggatccctgggtggcgcagcggtttggcgcctgcctttggcccagggcacgatccgggagaccctggatcgaatcccacgtcgggttcccggtgcatggagcctgcttctccctctgcctgtgtctctgcctctctctctctctctctctatgtgtgtgactatcataaataaataaaaattaaaaaaaaataaataaataaataaaaaaaataaaaatactttaaacataTACCAAAGgaataaagcaacagaatattCTTCAATTCTCATGTGAAGGAACATGAGGATTACGATGCAAAAGGGTACATTCATGAATAAAATTGCACCAGATTACAACTTTTGTCTTagtttttacaaatggaaatacTGGGGTGATTCTCAAGTCTAAGACTTCAGGGATTGTCATTAGTTATCAAATTGCACTGAAAGGCTCAGGATATTTATCCAATCAAGAATAAAATCATAACCAAAGTCTAGAAAATATCAAAGAGATTCAAGGGTGAAAGTGTGGAATGTCTGCCAAGAAATATGTTACACTACAAATCCTAGCAGTTCTAAAGCAGTGTGCTCAAGGACTACCAGTTTGCTAATATGATTCCTCTTCTCCAGGTGTTCCTAAAGGAGTCTGGTCTAGGGACTAGAGATTAGTAAATCTCACTTTACACTGGGCACACTAGAGCTAGGATTACTAAACACTTCATTAGACAATGAAGGGTGAAGAATCTGTGCCAGGTAAAGGAGGAAATAAGAATGAATATGTGTCTGACAAATACTACATAGATGAAGCatgatttatttcaaatgaaGAGCTACTTTGATCAGAAGGAGATTAGGAGAAATGAAGAGCAAAGACTCTATAAAATACttgaagaattcagaaaaaaatacctcTTAAACATAAATATGCACACGGGCCATAGGAGACTTTCTATAGGTACTTTGAGGCCCCAGCTTTCCTAGAcactgtctctgcttctcttggcATTGTTTCACCACTTTATTGTCACtcctattatattattttaaatgcatcttATGGTATCAGAATTTCATAAGCTATATCcattaaaagatttataaaatcaaCAAATTTCATGATATTCTTATacgattttttctttattcttttttttttttttaagttttgagagaaagagacagtgtgcacatatgcacacaaggTAGGGGGAAGGAAgtgcagagagacaagcagatccCTACTTACTGAGCTCAGGCTGATCCCACAACTCCAAGATAATGACTGGAccactaagatcatgacccaagctgaaatcaaaagttcaaCCGACTGAACCAACCAAGCACcccacctatttttttctttaatacctTCACTAAGATCCATGCCTGGCCTATAAGATAAAAAAAGCCAAGATAGTCCAACCAGAAGGGCCACCACGAGATTCACCACAATCCAGGGCTGAAGAATCTGTTCCTCAACACCTGCTGCCCTAAAGGTATAGAAATACTTGTTAGAAATGTCTCCATTGGTTTCATATATCCAAATATATCTATTtagtgaactttaaaaaaaataacaatcctCACCTAGAGAAATAACAACAAGCatgaaatatatactatataatacacacacacacacacacacacacacacacacacacacacacgggaacaCTGAACTCAAATCTGCTTTATACattgatataaatgaaaatttagtatTGCCAAGCAATTTTTTAAGTTTCCCTTTCTAACTACTGTGATGCTACTGATGCCCCAGACACTCTCAAAAAAGACTGCCCCTGTGAGTTTTGTGAATTGGACACTCAACCTGCCTGTGAGCTTCATGACTAGCCATTGATCTGTGGAGACTGACTCTCTCTAAACTGCTCTCTTTCTAGCACTGCTTGGTTATCTGACTCCATCCCAGCACTACTTTGGGGTATTAGACCTCCTAACGGAGTGAGGGTACAGGGCTTCCCTAATTCATTGTATATGAACGACCTTAAAATCGTAAATTACTAGATCTAAGacagatttataaaaagaatatatttcattaaaaatgcaagtatatcgggatccctgggtggcgcagcggtttggcgcctgcctttggcccagggcgcgatcctggagacccgggatcgaatcccacatcgggctcccggtgcgtggagcctgcttctccctccgcctgtgtctctgcctctctctctctctgtgactatcataaataaataaaaattaaaaaataaataaataaaaaaaaaaaaataaaaaataaaaatgcaagtatAAACAACAATAATTATCCACTAACCACTGCAATTGAGTACTTTTTCTTGCCataattttggaaacaaaaacagggccttcattattatttatagatgaaaacatataaaaaagagtgaaggaTAAGAGTAGTACCCTTACTACCACTGCTGCTGTTATTCCCATCAATTGCCAATGCTATTGTGCATCTTACCAGAGGCTACCATTAACAGAGGAGGGTGTGTAAAGGTGGATCCTGTCACTTGTCATTTGCTGACTCAGAGACAATACAAGAGCAGTAAAGTAcactaagaaaaagacaaatgaaattactaataatgtatttttaacaatccagtttattttgaatttaaagatTACTGTAAGGTCAAAAATAACCTATACTTTGAGGGATAATGacagaaaagaaattcatttgaTTAATTTCCATAGGCTGGCtagccttattttatttttaaagaacctaGACTCAGAAGGGTATTTTGAGATGCTCACTATTTCCTCATTAGAAATTACAAGAACCTAGAAgatcttttaagaaattataaatgacTTACTCAAGGTCTTAAAACTAGTTTTATTAATAGTCTCATGACTTAGAACAAAATGTATCCCAAATTATCAAGAAGATACAAAATAGTATCTGTTATTGAAATGCTATGCCAACTCAATCTGTTTGATAtcaagtagaaaacaaaaaaccaaaacatatcGAAATATAGAATAAATTCAACTTTTAATAGTTATTTAGATCAACTCTATTGaaaaataatcctattaaaaCTATacctatctttttttaattacaaattccaCTAAACATCTATAAGTAATGTCTATAAGTAGtaatataaaatctttctaaaagtaaatttaaacTTTTCCTGGTTCAAAATTACAGTGTAATTCAAGTATTATACAATtatcaaatgaaaacatttactcACAGAAAGAGGCTAAAGCTGTTGGATCCAGGGCAAGAAAATTTCGGATTGCTACTGATGTTTTAGCAAAAtcaattctagaaaatacaaaagcTTCTGGTCACAGTGCACTCGTAAACTTCTTACAAAACTGCACTTTCTTAATCACAGTTCTTTCATTCTCTATTCTAATGCTACCACgtacattgtttatttttaagctttaagtAGCTACAGTTAACACTagatacacatgaaaaaatatcttatttacaaaagccaCATAAAACATTCAACTAGATTAATATTTAGTCAACATTTCTTTGGAGTTAAGACACTGAAGAAACAAATTAAACTTGATCTGCAAAATTTCTTTAGATTCTACCCCTATTACCCATTTCATCAGGCTGTAAGTTGCTGTTTTTCTTAATGGGTTCAATTGTGTTCTTGAAGACCTGGTGAACTTCTAACCCCTGGCACCTGTGgacatgaccttatttggaaggaGGGTCTTTACAGCTGTtttcaagttaagatgaggtcatttaAAGGGCCCCTAATTCAGTACAACCGgtggccttataagaagagaagagatcACGGGGAAAATCACCACATGGCAGAaaggcagaggttggagtgatgcatctacaagccaaagaactCCAAGGAATGCCAGTAACCACTGAAAACTAAGGAAAGGTGTGGAAGAGACTTTCCCACCAGCCACCAGCCCTCCAGAAAGGAACCAACCTGGCCAACACCTTCATTTCCAGACTGAGaaagaataaattcctgttgctttaagccacccgGTCTgtagtacagttgacccttgagctaCAAAGGTTTGAACTGCGTAGGTCCATCAATATGAAGATGTATttcagggatccctaggtggcgcagcaggttggcgcctgcctttggcccagggcgcaatcctggagacccgggatcgaatcccacatcaggctcccggtgcatggagcctgcttctccctctgcctgtgtctctgcctctctctctctctccctgtgactatcataaataaataaaaaattaaaaaaaaaaagatgtatttcagTAACTATAGTACAGTAccccaaatgtattttctcttatgactttcttaataacttgttttttctagtttattttttttagtttattttttataatttttttagatttattttagagagagagagcacatgcatgcacatgcaacaactgggggggagggggagagggagaaagagagaatcctcaagttgattccccattgagcatggagccttagggcttgatcccatgacccttagatcatgacccaagctgaaatcaaaagccagccgctcaatcaactgagccacccaggcaccccctagcTTACCTTTTTAGTATATAAtactaaatatataatacataaacaaAACTTGTGGTAATGGGCTAtctgttatcagtaaggcttctggtcaacagtaggctagaAGTTCTGAgggaataaaaaattatacacgAATTTTTGCCTTGCAGGAGGTCGGCACACCCAAACCCTGtgatgttcaagggtcaactgtattatAGCAACCCTAGGAAACTCATACAATACCCAAATCACCTATACTTGATTCAGATGACTTAGAAGATGATATTTGGGGCTGTATTTGTCGATTATATTTGGATGAAATTTTAGACCTAGAGTTGATGCTGGAATGGGTTTAGATTTTGAGGATGCTCTCACTGAGAGTattcccatcccatcccccaaaacagaaacagcctttaaaataaaagccaaaataatattaatatattataattctAGTTTGAAAACTATCATAGTCAGGGACATATTTTGCTCAACATTTCCACCTGAAGAAAAGTGAGAGGGATGTATAGTCATAATAGTCTTACCTGTCAAAAGTTGAAATAGTACTTAGAGCTAAAAGCAAGTAGAGAAGACTCTGGAATGGATATGCCAAAGACTTGTACTGCTGCAGAAGGTTTGAGAAGTCAGAAAGCTGATCTCCTGCTAGCACGTATATGAAAACAATGTTCCACACAGCACAGCCAGCCAAGAAGCCATGAGAAAAGAGACCAATCATCCTGAATGGAAAAGGGTTTCATTATTACACATGTATTACTAAAGTAAAAagctaaaatagtttttaaatctcTTCACGTGAAAGAGTAAAACTCAccatttcaaaaaagtaaaaacaagccttttctttttattacaaataGGCAGACGATTTAACTCCAATtaaatggagttttaaaaaatatacctattGACTATTTTAAGTTGTCAATTTTGTTAACAATATTGAGCaatcaatacttttaaaaaaaatcctgcaacaTTTAAGACAAGTCCCGCAGAAGCAGCCACCTGAAAGCCCGGTTCACTGAGAGTGCAACATCTCTGGTTGTCCAGGAAAGCTTCACGTCCATTGACACCTCGATATTTTCTGTGGTCTTTATCAACTCTGAACGATCAGCAGCCTGGAATCGCCCTAAGTACACATTACACAATTATTAACAACTAGCGACAAAGAACCCTGGttgtctttttatcttatttcacaCGGTTCGAACCCTGGGACtgagattttgcttttttcctatcTAAAAATTCTCCCTGACCCAGTCCTTGTTTGAGAAGGCTCTTTTCTTTTGGTTGTTTAAATACACTAtccttttttctttagagaaaataaagccCGTATGCTTTCCTCTCATCCCAAAACAGATGTTAAAGTAACAGTTTTAGGaatcaattatatttcatgaAATACAATAAGGAACTTCTCACTCAGGACAAAGTCTAAAAACCTTTAATGTGACATAATctacaaaattctaattttgagACTTTAGAAGTTTATTAAAGTTTAAATGACAACACTATAAAGCTAAGTCAATGTTTGAAAGCACTTTGAATTTCTTAGGAAAAGATGCCAGTGTGTGCAGCATGGCCTTCAGTGATGACAGAGAAGAAAGGGGTTGTTTCATAAACTTTAGGATTCCTGTGACAAGTATCAGTTCAAGTGTCAGCACCTCAACACCATGTGCACAGCGCTTTATCCTTTTACTGTTCACGAGGCTCCTTCTTGCAGATCTACCAATCTACAAATGGATCTCAGGAAGCAGGAAGGGTCCCATTTCAATTACATTTGCCAAATTGGGCTGTCAAGTATTTTGGAGGATGAAAGGCTGAGGTGCAATACCTAATTTTCTCTAAGAAAAGACAACTCTGGGCAGACGAGTGTCTTTTATGGTCAATTACTCTAGTGGGGAAGTTTCTGTGCTAAGGAAAACAAGAGTAAAAATGAGGATTGAATACactgttttaaaaacagattaaaaaatcgGTATTGCTTAAAAATGAGGATTCAGTGATATtgcttaaaaacagaaattaaatagcAACACAGTATACTAATAAAAGCACTTGACTAGAAGCCATGAAATCTCCATTCAAGTCTCAATTCCTCACCAACCGTTAGACCCTGATGAAGTTAGGTTCCCGGGATCACAAGTTTCTCACTGGCCAAGAACTTCAAGATCCCTTAGATGACATCTTACAGAATAGAAATTCTAAAATGGATGTACATAAAATCTAAATTGTAAATTTTTAGAACTAATGTTATGGTTCATTTAAGTTCTTTATGTGCATACTCATAGCATATCCATGGGATATATATGATCACAATCATGCTTTCtgtatgtttttcttaaatactgTAAATGCAGTTTTGTAATCTATGCACATTATACAATGTCAAGACTACTTTCCAAAAGAATCTGAAGCTACAAGgttgtatttcttatttaatatgGTAATACCATCATgtatcttctctcatttatttttaattataaaatatatcattagcTGCCCCACAACCAATGCCACTCGCCACTACCCATACTGGAAAACTGGTAAAGTACAAGAATAAAGGAATGGGTGAAGGGAATGGGGGGAAATTTTCTAAAGAACTCATAGTCCCGTAACCCAAAAAGAATCAGCAttaatattttggcatatttccttctagtcttttgtCTTATACATTTCTCTATAGTTAGGTGTGtatctatttttcattaaatcttTCCATGAAATGAATATTCTccctaaacattatttttaatggtgcAGATTTTATTATATAG encodes:
- the TMEM237 gene encoding transmembrane protein 237 isoform X6, with amino-acid sequence MGKKQVRPPRALPPVPSANQGSASLEGFVQASVHGPSEGSEPPSKESTEHPKEAPVQRRQKKTRLPLELETSLTQKKTSGSSLLRNENGIDVEPAEEAVIQKPRRKTKKTQPAELQYTNELGVEDEDIITDEQSGPEQQSIFTAPTGISQPVGKVFVEKTRRFQAADRSELIKTTENIEVSMDVKLSWTTRDVALSVNRAFRMIGLFSHGFLAGCAVWNIVFIYVLAGDQLSDFSNLLQQYKSLAYPFQSLLYLLLALSTISTFDRIDFAKTSVAIRNFLALDPTALASFLYFTALVLSLSQQMTSDRIHLYTPSSVNGSLWAAGVEEQILQPWIVVNLVVALLVGLSWLFLSYRPGMDLSEELMFCSDVEGYPDQAKGLKVSS
- the TMEM237 gene encoding transmembrane protein 237 isoform X4, whose protein sequence is MGKKQVRPPRALPPVPSANQDDIPLSRPKKKKPKTKTTLGSASLEGFVQASVHGPSEGSEPPSKESTEHPKEAPVQRRQKKTRLPLELETSLTQKKTSGSSLLRNENGIDVEPAEEAVIQKPRRKTKKTQPAELQYTNELGVEDEDIITDEQSGPEQQSIFTAPTGISQPVGKVFVEKTRRFQAADRSELIKTTENIEVSMDVKLSWTTRDVALSVNRAFRMIGLFSHGFLAGCAVWNIVFIYVLAGDQLSDFSNLLQQYKSLAYPFQSLLYLLLALSTISTFDRIDFAKTSVAIRNFLALDPTALASFLYFTALVLSLSQQMTSDRIHLYTPSSVNGSLWAAGVEEQILQPWIVVNLVVALLVGLSWLFLSYRPGMDLSEELMFCSDVEGYPDQAKGLKVSS
- the TMEM237 gene encoding transmembrane protein 237 isoform X5, translated to MRADSGLRPEAHPRPPRALPPVPSANQGSASLEGFVQASVHGPSEGSEPPSKESTEHPKEAPVQRRQKKTRLPLELETSLTQKKTSGSSLLRNENGIDVEPAEEAVIQKPRRKTKKTQPAELQYTNELGVEDEDIITDEQSGPEQQSIFTAPTGISQPVGKVFVEKTRRFQAADRSELIKTTENIEVSMDVKLSWTTRDVALSVNRAFRMIGLFSHGFLAGCAVWNIVFIYVLAGDQLSDFSNLLQQYKSLAYPFQSLLYLLLALSTISTFDRIDFAKTSVAIRNFLALDPTALASFLYFTALVLSLSQQMTSDRIHLYTPSSVNGSLWAAGVEEQILQPWIVVNLVVALLVGLSWLFLSYRPGMDLSEELMFCSDVEGYPDQAKGLKVSS